cTGGGACTCTAAAAATATGAAATTTTTCATCATCTGACTAGTAATGACCGCCCGGTGGTCAGATGGCAACAAAGTACACAAAATAATTGAGCTGTCATAGTAGTGAGAGGTATTCTTATGGCTTTCCATGGCATGAAATAAACATGTGTATTGCAACATTTTGCGTCATGTTCATCCATCAGGACAGCTTTTCTGTTGTAGAACCACTGAACATCTCCTCTGGATTACATTGGCACCATGCACACGAGTAGACGCCCTCTAGAAAAAAACCTTTGGCATAAACATCGATGGCCTGTtcattttactgcgatagcacgtatatggatactccaggtgCATCTAGTTTTTCATATATTCAGACAAAGCAGCTTTGTTAGGTGAACTAACTACACTCGAACATGTTTATAATAAAATGTTTGGGGCCTCCAAAATAATTGATTATACAGATCACTTCGTTGTAAATGTCACACACCACACAGCTCACAATAGGAGTGCGACAGATTAATTCTTTCGTTACAAAGGTCATTTTATCGTAGAGTTACTCGACTttacaaaatataaaaaaagaactcCACGCTTTAGCAGTTCTTTGCGAAAGGGACTTTGCATAACAGTCAAGGGCATAATGGACGCCGACcagaaacagaagaaaaaaaacctgCACTACACTTGATGGCAAACTGAAACATAAATGGTAAATAAATTAGTTAAACTGAATTAATTTTCTCGTCTTTGCTGCTCGGCAGCTGCAGCAGTccgttcagcagcagcagcagcccgctcggcagcagcagcagcccgctCGGCAGCTGCAACAGTCCGCTCGGCAGCTGCAGCGTTTCTTTCCAAAACAGCGGCCTTCTGCTGCACTGTTGGGACTAGCTGACGTAACATCTGCAGATACATACGTAACTTGCCAGATCACAATTTGCTATGCCGTGTTGTCAAATTTAGGTATCCACTTGTGATGAATCGATTGCAACATTTATAAaactaataatatttggggttttacgtgccaaaaccactttctgattatgaggcacgccgtagtggaggactccggaaattttgaccacctggggttctttaacgtgcacctaaatctaagcacacgggtgttttcgcatttcgcccccatcgaaatgcggccgccgtggccgggattcgatcccgcgacctcgcgctcagcaggccaacaccatagccactgagcaaccacggcgggtatttatAAAACTAATGTGAAACCTACACCTGGTAAGTGCTGCACAGAAATGAGGCACAAACATTCCTATGAGTAATGCTATTTCCTGGATCTTGCCACCAACAAGGTTTTCATTGTCTTCACTTTGACGAAAATATTACACCCATTTCGTAACGGGAGTGAACGCACTGCCAAAGTAGTGCCGCAATTCCATGGGCAAGAGAGAATCGCTTCCCCTCCTATATTAAGAGTACTTAAAAGGCATTGGCTAAGGCATAGCTGCACTTGATGGCGACGAGCTGAAAAATGAAATGTGTTCTTGCTCCTAGAATCCATTTTTGTGAAACATAATTCACGAAATGTAACTTGAAAACATATTATACTTCATTGAAAGTATTTTACACTATTGCATCTTACATTGCCACAGACAGCTTGCCGTTGATACCAGCTTCTTGCCAGCCTTTCCAAAATTTCTTAATTGGTCCTACAGCTATAACTGCGACAGGCACAGCGTTGACATAGAAATGCAAAATTTTCGATTGTAGCAAACAGTTAACACAATAACTGCAGTGATACTTGACACAAGTGGTGGTAATCAACCACGAGAAGTTGTGCACTTTTAATTTCCATGGATTGTTTACAGCACACAAAGTAAGATGGCAAAGTGCGCACAAAATTTTAGAACTgtacatcgattccaacatttcGTTACTTGCAGGTATCTATGTGACAGTGCACAATAGACATACCTGGTTATTCTCCTCATGCAGCCTCACCGACTGCACATAGTTGTCCGCGACCTCACCCATCACGTCCTCGACAATTACACGAGGTCCGCGATTTGGACGACGTGCCTGGCGTGTAGGTGCTGTGAACATGGAAATGGTACTTTCTAGAACACTCTACAAACCTTTAGGCAAATACACTGACTTACAGCAAGCACAATTAGGAAAAACCTGGCAGCATAGGAAATTGTGGATGGATATTTATTGCACTACTGTAAACCAAACAATGTGCTATTCAGAAAACGTCTCGAGACAAATCATCGTAAAAGAGGAACATTTTATGTATTTAGCAATGCAGGTCACAATGCAGTGTAGAAGCAGACAACTACCACCATTTTGTCCTTTTTGATTTGTCATAATTCCTGCTCCTGAACACATACCTCACCTACACACCTGTGACTAGTCTCGCTTAGGCTGAACAGATTTCTTATGAGCTTGCTAATGCCAGACAAAAATTGAGCAGCCTCAACCTATTCATTGTGGCAGAGTGACTTATGCTGCCATTCATGATGCTTCACTGTTCTACTGATCAACACTCCATGTAGGGCTTTACATCAACATGTAAGGTATCTTATGTGTGAGCAATGTAGACAGAAGGCACTAAAAGAAGGGAGAAGGGACACTGCTTTACTGCACATTTTTGTAAAACAAGCTTTTTGGTCAAAACAGCATGGATAGTAACTTCATGTATGACATGCATCCAGGACTCCTTTATAGATGCATGAGCACACATTAGAACAAAATAGCAACTGTTAAGTAAAAACAAACAGCTACTGATACCTAGTAATAGCACACATTCAAGGTTTGTCTGCAatattttcttcaagtatgcTTCTTCCATCCTTACTTTGCATAGCAGTGTGTACTTCACGAAACGTTGTACGACTGCCTTGTATTTCAACAGTTATATCTGTTGAAGGAAAAGTTATTAACCGCATTTTTAGTACTAATAAAGGGATAACTCGACAGGCAAAATGGTTTTCCTGTCGTTTTATTTCAGACCCACATTTTCTGCATAGCGGCAGGGTGATAGTGGCTGTACCTACAAGCTAAGAAAAAAGTGGCACGATACTAAGGATCACACAAGGCGCTATCCACAGATGTGCCACTATGCAACATCCCACTGTGGAGTTCACCTTCACGTGCCAAGGTGCAAAATTCATGAGCAAAGTAACAAATACATTTCGTGAGCAATGACTAGTAATAACTGTGATAATAACACAGTTCTCCATTTTACCACTGAAAGTCATTCAGTGCTCCAATTCAGTAAGTATACTCGACAAAACCTTCTTCAGTGTTACCTGGCCTAGTCGGTGGCTCCGCACAATATTCATGGTCCAGCAGGCTGGCTGCAGGTTGTGCTAGTCCCTCAGGCGGCTGAAGCTGATGCGGCtcccgatgctgctgctgctgctgctgctgttgcggctCACCACCTGAGATGTGTTTGTAGAAATGATTGCTATATGTACAACGCAGCTTCATTTAGCAAAGGTACATCCTACAGGGAAGGGATAACAAATATGTAGTGCGCAATGCGAATGAACAAAGGGGGCTGCCAGAAATGGCAAATGTTGCTTACGTGCGACACCACTCGTTCCAGGTCTGGTGCCGACGGCCATGCGCGTGACGCGGGGCACATCTATAGTAGAATGCGGCGTCTGCGTAGAAGAAGTTTCAAAATACATGCTGTCCCCAAAATAGCAACTGTTATGTCGCACGAACGGGCGCGGTGGCTCATTTTGTTGAATAGGTGCAGGCGGAAGTTATAGCTACAAATCGCGCGAAAACAATGGACGCCTAGCTTAACACGAACCTGCCTGCTCGATGGCAATACGTAGGCTCTGATTTTGATTTTCACCTGCTCTGGTGGAGCAAAAAATGGCGCACAGACGCCGGTCGCGCTGCTGCGGCCCACCAATGCAAGAATGCGGGCCGCGAAGCCCTTGCAGGCGCCCTCCACGAGTTCCCCTGCAATGAGCGCGTACATGAAGTGCATATCAGTGTTTCATCTCAATGAGCGGAATTCCAGTACTTACTGTTGCTCGGCTGATAAGACAGCGGCGTCGTGACGGGAACTGTAGGTTTCTTTCTTCCAGTACTGCCGCCACTAGGCCGCTGTCTTAACAGCCGGGCCTTCCATGTTGAGCAAGACCGCCAGCTCGTTCCACAGCTCGCTTCTCCGCGCCACTGTAAGCGTTGGCCCCAGCACGCACGACGCCTTCACCAAGTAGGGGTGCTCCTCCATGAAGGACACGAGCAGCTCCCTTTGTCGGTGAGAGACGTGTGGCCCGAGGACGACGTCTCGGTGCGAAGACATCTTCGAACTTAATGGCCGTACCAACAAATATTCAAAATTAGCGCGACTGATAGTGATGATGGTGTGGCTATTTTTTTTAATCGAGTCGTTACGATTTTTAGCGCGTGGGTTGCCACCTGGCGACGAACAGTTAAACAAGCGGTAATATTATGTTTACAAATGTGCAATCAAAAATATGTCAACGCGCGATGATACCTGAAAGCTTTTAACAAGATGTTTAAACAATAGCTAACATTTATTGAGCAAGCAGAAGcattctgcagttcctcgattAGTTCGTCATGTGATGACGCACACTTCACAGGCGGCACCTTCCCGTCTACTGGTCGCGTCCTCCCTTTCTTCCACCTCCGCCTTGGGCGTCGCCcatttagtgacgtaagcggcgaaacgaacggttcgtattccgaaccgttataagattcggcccctgagtGCTTCTACATCGACAGCCTTTCTTACGGTGACGGCACATCAGACGCTAGATAGGACACTTTTGGCAGTGATGGAGTTTCATATAAAGCAATTATGCAGATAAACTTCTCACAGAACCAGGCTATACAATATCTGTGCCTTGTTTGGTTTGGAAACATGTAAGAACATATTTATGTAGCAAGAACTGAAAATTAGCGTGTCATAAATGTATTATCAGCTTGATCTCTTGGGACAGCTTGCGTCTATAAAAGCTACCTGAACGACGTAGTTATCCAGTACAAACAGGAGTGAGGCGTAGAAGCCTTGGGCGGTGTGTCGTGACGATTCTTTGAAAGAACTGCGTGGTCATCTATCGCGCGCTTTAGCCGACGCGCTGTCTCCGTTATCATTGGAAGCGAGAAGCGTAGACGATCACCGTCATTGACGCATGATTGAAATGGTTCTTAAAATTGTATGTGATAAAGCTGTGAAACACTATTTGAAAGCGGCTTGGGATTAGTTGTGCTTCAGTTGATCTTTTGAAATGGCGCCATACATACCGTTGGAAGAACGAAAACGCATTGTGGAGCTGTCGCTTGAGGGGTGGTCGCAGCGTGAGATATGCCGCTTTGCTGACAAAGAGCGCAGTGGGCGACCAAGGGCAACAAACAATCTCACCGATTTGCTCATCGTTGCCTGTGTTGTGGCGGATACATTCACGAACGCTGACGAAATTCATCATGAGCTTCAGCTAAGCGTCGCGTCCAGCACAATCCGGCGGCGAATGCGACAAGCAGGGCTGCAGAGCGGCGTGGCTGCTCAAAAGCCTCATCTGACAGAGCGCCAGAGGCAGCTAAGGCTTGAGTTCGCGCGCTCTGTGGAAGATTGGACGGTGGATCAATGGCGCCAAGTGGTTTTCAGCGATGAATCCACCTTCTCATCGCGATGGGATCATCAGCGGCTTGTTTGGCGCCCTATGAGTCGCAGGTGAGAATTTACAGCAGTTTTGAATTattcgcagtaaaaaaaattactgttACTTGAATAATGTGATATGTCAGCTTAGTACCGGTCTGTATCAAAATTTCCCATCAATGAGAATACGCCTATTACAAATGCCAGCGCTGGTCTCATTCCGATGCCAGAGTTATATTTCTTTTTGCACATGGCAGAATAATGTCACCAACGTGGCACATATTTACAAATTGGCTAGCTTATACGGCCACGATTCTTAGGTTTCAATGCACCCATTTCAGACCGAAGACCGactttctttcaattaaatttctGCAGATACGAGCCACGTTACTGCCACAGCGTCCTTTCCAGCGGCCGATGCACCGTCAGGGCATGGGGAGCCATCAGCAAGGACTGACTCGGTCCACTTGTTCGAATTGATGGCTCCTTCACTGCATCAGCCTACTGCGAATCGCTCCAGGAAGTGCTGGTGCCTTACACCCTGGAGGGACCACTCAAGGATGGCTGCTACCTGTTGCAGCACGACAGGAGTCCCATTCACACAGCTCGCACTGTGACCACCGTCCTTGAGAACCTTGCCATCCGTACGCTTCCTTGGCCACCCGTTGGCGCCGATCTCAATCCCATCGAAAATGTGTGGGGCATCTTGAAGAGCCGCCTATCCGCGCGTTGGTTCTCAAGCGCATCATCAGACACACTTTAGGGTGCAGTGAGTGAGGAGCGGGAGCGCCTTCGACATTCTCCTGAGGTGGTGGTGTCGCTGTGTGAACCATGCCGCGACGCGTCCAAAGCGTCACGACCGTCGAAGGAAAACGGACAGCGCACAAAAGAACGCGCACAATTGTGTACATTTTGATTCTTTAGAGTACTGGTAAATTGAATTGCTGCTTAAGCTAAGCaacgttatttttattgttttgtcatgcagaaatatatatatatatatatatatatatatatatatatatcacgttctcgtgacgcctgcggcaaaaaagacgttccacgtccgccgccaaggtctgtgagtgggggcgcttgctaacactcccagggttctactagtacacataaatgcccaagaaagtggatg
This Dermacentor albipictus isolate Rhodes 1998 colony chromosome 1, USDA_Dalb.pri_finalv2, whole genome shotgun sequence DNA region includes the following protein-coding sequences:
- the LOC139054835 gene encoding uncharacterized protein yields the protein MEDGQPLPASTASWRIIFRELVEGACKGFAARILALVGRSSATGVCAPFFAPPEQTPHSTIDVPRVTRMAVGTRPGTSGVARGEPQQQQQQQQHREPHQLQPPEGLAQPAASLLDHEYCAEPPTRPAPTRQARRPNRGPRVIVEDVMGEVADNYVQSVRLHEENNQMLRQLVPTVQQKAAVLERNAAAAERTVAAAERAAAAAERAAAAAERTAAAAEQQRREN